One genomic segment of Plasmodium cynomolgi strain B DNA, chromosome 14, whole genome shotgun sequence includes these proteins:
- a CDS encoding GTPase (putative), whose translation MRSVVKSPFSLFFWVFCVNVTRLCCFIPKRDTTKLVMFSNFRLFEDIKKKEDLEYKPFKNISFNKLKTNLKNFLVINKKFNISDVKQVSFLGKFYNYEKIENYGVNEICILGRSNVGKSTFLRNFIKYLINVNEHATVKVSKNSGCTRSINLYSFENGKKKRLFILTDMPGFGYAAGIGKKKMEFLRKNLEDYIFLRNQICLFFVLIDMSVDIQKIDVSIVDAIKKTNIPFRVICTKSDKFSTNAEERLQAIKNFYQLEKIPIHISKFSTHNYINIFKEIQHHCNLDTP comes from the exons ATGCGAAGCGTAGTTAAATCacccttctccctttttttttgggtgttCTGCGTTAATGTGACTCGTCTGTGTTGTTTCATTCCAAAAAGGGATACCACCAAACTTGTGATGTTCTCAAATTTCCGTCTTTTTGAAG acattaaaaagaaggaagatcTCGAATATAAGCCGTTCAAAAATATCAGCTTTAATAAGCTTAAGAccaatttgaaaaacttTCTTGTAATCAACAAAAAGTTTAACATATCGGATGTTAAGCAGGTTTCCTTTttag GAAAGTTTTACAATTACGAGAAAATTGAGAATTACGGCGTAAATGAAATATGCATACTGGGCCGGAGCAACGTAGGGAAGTCAACCTTTCTGAGGAACTTCATAAAATACCTTATCAACGTGAATGAGCATGCAACTGTAAAAGTTTCCAAGAATAGCGGGTGCACTAGGTCGATAAATTTATACTCTTTTGAAAATGGCAAGAAAAAGAGGTTATTCATTTTGACGGACATGCCTGGCTTTGGCTATGCTGCAGGAATAGGCAAAAAGAAGATGGAGTTCTTGAGAAAGAACCTAGAGGACTACATATTTCTGCGAAATCaaatatgccttttttttgttcttatcGACATGAGCGTGGACATACAGAAGATTGACGTGTCCATAGTGGACGCCATAAA AAAAACGAACATACCCTTCAGAGTCATCTGCACAAAGAGCGACAAGTTCAGCACCAATGCTGAGGAACGCCTTCAAGcaatcaaaaatttttatcagcTTGAAAAAATCCCCATACACATTTCGAAATTTTCGACACACAATTA cataAACATTTTCAAAGAAATTCAGCACCACTGCAATTTGGACACCCCGTGA